One Myotis daubentonii chromosome 12, mMyoDau2.1, whole genome shotgun sequence genomic region harbors:
- the TMEM17 gene encoding transmembrane protein 17 → MELPEPVRQRLGNFSRTMFRDSNRTEPEYSEGPDNEVVSSLALQMSLYFNAYFFPLWWVCSIMMLQIKYPILPDYYKFIVVTVIILITLIEAIRLYLGYMGNLQEKVPELAGFWLLSLLLQLPLILFLLFNEGLTSLPLEKAIHIVFTMFLTFQVVSAFLTLRKMVNQLATRFHLQDFDRLSANRGGMRTMRSCLEEI, encoded by the exons ATGGAGCTGCCAGAGCCGGTCCGCCAGCGGCTGGGAAACTTCAGTCGGACCATGTTCAGGGACTCCAACCGGACCGAGCCCGAGTACAGCGAAGGCCCGG ATAATGAAGTGGTTTCCAGTTTAGCATTGCAGATGTCACTTTATTTTAATGCTTACTTTTTCCCACTTTGGTGGGTGTGCAGCATTATgatgcttcaaataaaa tatCCAATTTTGCCTGATTACTACAAATTCATTGTGGTCACTGTCATCATCCTCATAACCTTAATTGAAGCTATCAGGCTGTATCTGGGCTACATGGGTAACCTCCAGGAAAAG GTTCCTGAACTAGCTGGCTTTTGGCTTTTGAGCCTCCTATTGCAGTTGCCTTTAATTCTTTTCTTGCTCTTTAATGAAGGCCTAACAAGTCTGCCCTTGGAAAAAGCGATACACATTGTCTTCACTATGTTCCTTACTTTCCAAGTTGTTTCAGCATTTCTTACCTTGAGGAAAATGGTAAATCAGTTGGCAACTCGTTTCCACCTCCAAGACTTTGACCGGCTCTCTGCGAATAGAGGAGGCATGAGAACAATGAGATCCTGTTTAGAAGAGATTTGA